atattatatttacactTAGTAAAAATCCATTGCAATGCTAGGTAGATGTGTAGCTTTGAGAACGTGAAATATAGGTGGATTAAATCAACATTTTACACAAAAGTACAACTGCTTTTCATGCTGGAACTTCGCAGATAAACGGATACGCTGTTGTGCATGGATAATTGAACCAAAGGAATTGTTGGTTAGTTACTGTCCTATACCCAGTCAACATCAAACATAAGTTATTGGCACCAGTGCTGGGATAGCCGCTGTACCAGTGTACGTAGCCGATCTTTGACCCGTAAGTATACTCCCATTGAGAAGTCAAATTCTTACGCCAGCCATCGatatgtaaattttctttctcGTCGTCTGAAATCAGTATAGTTTTAACGGCTTCGTACTTAGAATCCGAGTCAATGTTGACTAGAAACGCTCCGTCATCCTTGCACACACGAACCGCGTCATCACGAGATTTCTTTGTGGTGTAATGTTTCATGCAGAACCCATCTGCAGTCATGTTGTAGTCAGTGGGACAAATACCTTCACAAACGCCAGTTTGTGTCTCAGGTATGCCAAAATTTCTTGACCTATCCAACGCACACTTTCTGGTTCGGTTTCTAGTCGAAAAGAAATCAATACTCGTAGAGATGCAAGGTGTCCATTCCGACCAAGCTGTGCACAAATGATAATTTTCAATCACCTTTCCTATAATAGTAAGTAATGGTTTGTTCATTTTCCTCCCAAATGCGATCAGCATTTGCGCATCGAGATCTTTCCCGGCCGTTCCATTGCTTTTCATAACATTGCTGCACTTCAGTCCTAATAATGACTGGAGGATAAATATGAATGCAATCGTGTTTAAACGTGTCATTGTCTTAAAATTCCAACTTTCaacgtattttttt
The genomic region above belongs to Mercenaria mercenaria strain notata chromosome 12, MADL_Memer_1, whole genome shotgun sequence and contains:
- the LOC128547579 gene encoding snaclec coagulation factor IX-binding protein subunit A-like; the protein is MTADGFCMKHYTTKKSRDDAVRVCKDDGAFLVNIDSDSKYEAVKTILISDDEKENLHIDGWRKNLTSQWEYTYGSKIGYVHWYSGYPSTGANNLCLMLTGYRTVTNQQFLWFNYPCTTAYPFICEVPA